The following are encoded in a window of candidate division WOR-3 bacterium genomic DNA:
- a CDS encoding rod shape-determining protein, whose product DIVDRGIYMAGGGSLLKGLDLLIKEETNLPVYVAENPIDCVVIGAGKILEDISAHEKLILKT is encoded by the coding sequence GGATATTGTTGACCGAGGTATTTATATGGCAGGTGGTGGTTCTTTGCTTAAAGGATTAGACCTTTTAATAAAAGAAGAAACCAATCTGCCAGTCTATGTTGCAGAAAATCCGATTGATTGTGTCGTAATTGGTGCCGGAAAAATTCTTGAAGATATTTCAGCACACGAAAAATTGATTCTAAAAACATAA
- the mreC gene encoding rod shape-determining protein MreC, whose product MKNRIPNRILAITLILSLITSFLPISFKLKITKYPRMIFLAPVEFVNKVLTNIRLIKKENERLLRLATQLAIENSLLREKLLKSQNPGFEDINLISANIIARDNETFNRFLTIDKGTSDGIRVNMPVITPEGLVGIIIDATAFQSIVETALSPGLKISGQILRSRVVGMVECTNFRRFRFKYTSAESDIIINDTVITSGLGGIFPKGINIGIVTKITQDSTSFFQYVELKPFVNFNTLEVVSVLTNKSNLFQETPKRQLKNLNQELQELKIEVPFTPRFR is encoded by the coding sequence ATGAAGAATCGCATTCCCAACCGAATTTTGGCTATAACTTTAATATTGAGCCTAATCACTTCCTTTTTACCTATCTCATTCAAATTAAAAATAACAAAATATCCCCGAATGATATTCTTAGCACCAGTTGAATTCGTTAATAAAGTATTGACTAATATACGGCTGATCAAAAAAGAAAATGAACGATTACTCCGACTGGCAACTCAACTGGCAATAGAGAATAGTCTTTTGCGAGAAAAATTGCTTAAATCTCAGAACCCAGGGTTTGAAGATATTAATTTAATTTCAGCCAACATTATTGCTCGGGATAATGAAACTTTTAACCGATTCTTAACAATTGATAAAGGCACATCTGATGGCATAAGAGTTAATATGCCGGTGATAACTCCTGAAGGATTAGTTGGAATTATAATTGACGCTACCGCATTTCAATCGATTGTCGAAACTGCATTAAGCCCCGGGCTAAAAATTTCCGGACAAATTCTTCGAAGCCGTGTTGTCGGTATGGTTGAATGCACAAATTTTAGACGCTTCCGCTTCAAATACACATCTGCTGAAAGTGATATTATAATCAATGATACAGTCATAACTTCAGGTTTAGGTGGCATATTTCCCAAAGGTATCAATATTGGTATTGTCACTAAGATTACTCAAGACTCAACCAGTTTTTTTCAATATGTGGAACTCAAACCTTTTGTCAATTTCAACACTTTAGAAGTTGTATCAGTATTAACTAACAAATCCAATTTATTCCAAGAAACTCCTAAGCGCCAATTAAAAAATCTCAATCAGGAACTGCAGGAATTAAAAATTGAAGTTCCATTTACACCACGATTTCGTTAA
- the mrdA gene encoding penicillin-binding protein 2, translating to MEIEFRRRKLIFLIGLFLLIIIGKLFQLQIIAGKRYFRLAEANRIRKVFTPAARGKIFDRNRSILADSRPAFALSVIPCEMDSLTMNNLMDFAQIDNLRIKDWLTNFAYLRTPIKIKRNLDLLTVLKIEENSKILPGVSIEIEPVRTYPLGPSSAHLIGYLGEVTPEEMKSDTYYRPWHYTGRSGIEAQYEKYLRGKEGIRYAEIDAAGREIGPLPEKREVLPVAGNDIYLTIDAELQKLSYELISKYKRAAVVGIDLKDGGILCLVSQPSFNAELLTQGMASSEWQKIIKDKSSPLLNRALMSSYPPGSTIKPLIALAGLESNLIDKETRFSPCQGSFPYGNRKYKCWTKHGSLNLTNAIAYSCNIYFYQLGLKLGLDRLTSYLLQWRINEKTNIDLQPERAGNVPTREYLDKRYGKNQWTSGVIPNLAIGQGEILVTPLQLAVLYSVIAGDGEFYEPHLLKMIKNGDKIVYEFTPKKRKIPITLENIKIIKQALIDVVKFGTGGGAYLPSVTVAGKTGTAENPPHPDHAWFVGYAPAENPEVVFCVIVENVGKGGAIAAPIVQQLMQKYFSLKNQITHNE from the coding sequence ATGGAGATAGAGTTTCGGCGTAGAAAATTAATCTTTCTGATTGGACTGTTTTTACTTATCATTATCGGAAAACTCTTTCAACTCCAGATTATTGCGGGCAAAAGGTATTTTCGTCTGGCTGAAGCCAATCGGATTAGAAAAGTCTTTACTCCGGCAGCCCGCGGAAAGATTTTTGACCGCAACCGTTCAATTTTAGCCGATTCCCGACCTGCCTTTGCTTTATCTGTAATTCCCTGCGAAATGGACAGCCTGACTATGAATAATCTTATGGATTTTGCTCAGATTGATAATCTCAGAATAAAAGATTGGCTGACTAATTTTGCTTATCTTCGAACACCAATAAAGATAAAGAGAAATCTCGATTTATTAACAGTATTAAAAATCGAAGAAAATTCCAAGATTTTACCTGGGGTTTCGATTGAAATTGAACCAGTTCGCACTTATCCCCTTGGACCATCCTCCGCACATCTAATTGGCTATTTAGGTGAAGTTACACCTGAAGAGATGAAATCTGATACTTATTATCGGCCCTGGCATTATACCGGACGCTCAGGGATTGAAGCCCAATACGAAAAATATTTAAGAGGCAAAGAAGGTATCCGTTATGCTGAAATTGACGCCGCTGGCCGTGAAATCGGACCTTTACCGGAAAAACGAGAAGTATTACCGGTTGCTGGCAACGATATTTATCTCACCATTGATGCTGAATTACAAAAATTATCTTATGAACTGATTAGTAAATATAAACGCGCGGCAGTAGTTGGAATTGATTTGAAAGATGGCGGCATTTTATGTCTGGTTTCACAACCCAGTTTCAATGCTGAATTATTAACTCAAGGCATGGCAAGTAGCGAATGGCAAAAGATTATCAAAGATAAATCCTCGCCTTTGTTAAATCGGGCTTTAATGAGTTCTTATCCACCTGGTTCAACAATTAAACCATTAATTGCTTTGGCTGGTTTAGAATCAAATCTGATTGATAAAGAAACACGCTTCTCTCCTTGTCAAGGAAGTTTTCCTTATGGTAATCGGAAATATAAATGTTGGACCAAACACGGCTCACTCAATTTGACCAATGCTATTGCTTATTCTTGTAATATCTATTTTTATCAACTTGGGTTAAAATTGGGTTTAGACCGACTCACTTCTTATCTTCTGCAATGGCGAATTAATGAGAAAACTAATATTGATTTACAACCGGAACGTGCGGGCAATGTGCCGACTCGCGAGTATTTAGATAAACGATATGGCAAAAACCAATGGACATCTGGCGTGATTCCTAATCTGGCTATTGGCCAGGGAGAAATTTTAGTCACTCCACTACAACTGGCCGTGCTCTATTCAGTTATTGCTGGTGACGGTGAATTTTATGAACCGCATCTCCTAAAAATGATTAAAAATGGCGATAAGATTGTTTATGAATTTACCCCGAAAAAAAGAAAAATCCCTATAACATTAGAAAATATTAAAATTATTAAACAAGCCTTAATAGATGTTGTTAAGTTTGGCACAGGCGGTGGTGCATATTTACCAAGTGTCACAGTTGCTGGTAAAACCGGCACTGCGGAAAATCCACCCCATCCTGACCATGCCTGGTTTGTTGGTTATGCCCCGGCTGAAAATCCGGAAGTCGTATTCTGTGTTATTGTGGAAAATGTTGGCAAAGGCGGTGCCATCGCAGCACCTATCGTTCAACAACTCATGCAAAAATATTTTAGTTTGAAGAATCAAATCACCCATAATGAATAA